The Microcaecilia unicolor chromosome 6, aMicUni1.1, whole genome shotgun sequence genome includes a window with the following:
- the MRPL41 gene encoding 39S ribosomal protein L41, mitochondrial isoform X3, which produces MGLLTNIARGLLRGADRTAVPTTKRRGPRAAPKWKGPNLTGFHTPSAKFIKVKEMVPEFVVPDLNGFHLKPYVSYRAPDGTEEPQSAEKIFMEVVAPLMEKDIKEGSFNLHNLEKYGFEPTQEGKLFQLYPKNYAR; this is translated from the coding sequence ATGGGACTGCTTACTAATATTGCCCGAGGCCTTTTACGTGGTGCAGACAGGACAGCTGTACCTACAACCAAACGGCGTGGCCCCAGGGCTGCCCCCAAGTGGAAAGGACCCAATCTAACTGGTTTTCACACACCAAGTGCCAAATTCATCAAAGTGAAGGAGATGGTTCCTGAGTTTGTGGTGCCAGACTTGAATGGATTCCACCTAAAGCCATATGTTTCCTATAGAGCCCCAGATGGAACAGAGGAACCTCAGTCAGCTGAAAAAATTTTCATGGAAGTTGTTGCACCACTCATGGAGAAGGATATAAAAGAAGGCTCTTTCAATCTCCACAACCTAGAGAAGTATGGATTTGAACCAACACAAGAAGGGAAGCTTTTTCAATTGTATCCCAAGAACTATGCTCGCTGA
- the MRPL41 gene encoding 39S ribosomal protein L41, mitochondrial isoform X2 — protein sequence MCGLGVAFSFWKRLGLAMGLLTNIARGLLRGADRTAVPTTKRRGPRAAPKWKGPNLTGFHTPSAKFIKVKEMVPEFVVPDLNGFHLKPYVSYRAPDGTEEPQSAEKIFMEVVAPLMEKDIKEGSFNLHNLEKYGFEPTQEGKLFQLYPKNYAR from the coding sequence GGACTTGCCATGGGACTGCTTACTAATATTGCCCGAGGCCTTTTACGTGGTGCAGACAGGACAGCTGTACCTACAACCAAACGGCGTGGCCCCAGGGCTGCCCCCAAGTGGAAAGGACCCAATCTAACTGGTTTTCACACACCAAGTGCCAAATTCATCAAAGTGAAGGAGATGGTTCCTGAGTTTGTGGTGCCAGACTTGAATGGATTCCACCTAAAGCCATATGTTTCCTATAGAGCCCCAGATGGAACAGAGGAACCTCAGTCAGCTGAAAAAATTTTCATGGAAGTTGTTGCACCACTCATGGAGAAGGATATAAAAGAAGGCTCTTTCAATCTCCACAACCTAGAGAAGTATGGATTTGAACCAACACAAGAAGGGAAGCTTTTTCAATTGTATCCCAAGAACTATGCTCGCTGA